The following proteins are encoded in a genomic region of Bacillus horti:
- a CDS encoding DUF3221 domain-containing protein, translating to MKKITMGFVLIVLFLSGCSEDFPGQGMTSKGYIVDKEEQRILVMTDITEDEMNSMSVNDLLVERRQAVWIDVPKDLSPAIESLNIGDKVSVLHGNVDDSYPLQTTAIEIEIVER from the coding sequence ATGAAAAAAATCACGATGGGGTTCGTGTTAATCGTATTATTCTTAAGTGGTTGTTCGGAGGATTTCCCTGGGCAGGGAATGACATCTAAAGGATACATTGTCGATAAAGAAGAGCAGAGGATTTTAGTAATGACTGATATAACGGAAGATGAAATGAACTCAATGTCTGTAAATGATCTGCTGGTGGAAAGGAGACAGGCAGTGTGGATAGATGTTCCTAAAGATCTATCACCAGCAATAGAAAGTCTAAATATAGGAGACAAGGTCTCCGTATTACATGGTAATGTTGATGATTCATATCCTTTGCAGACAACAGCTATTGAAATTGAAATCGTAGAAAGGTGA
- a CDS encoding AbrB family transcriptional regulator: MAVQKTLFLLAVTLVGLLFTLLKVPAGWLIGALLTGIFYRLWIGKLQFSDSVFKLALALVGVNIGFMMNMSFFSNLLHFFLPLFVAIGLLLAAGIVFGHLLHRLTGLDSVTSFFCFIPGGASEAVAISQEYGANEPIVAAFHSTRIFLYVLTIPILVGITNPLPSKTGLNLSDYSITFTEVLVIGVIIILAIYLSKLYKLPAGTLLYAMLFGFLLNQFVLDIDNPPSLIVAIGQLLLGGIIGLRFTRETFKKLKQVGKYGILLLFTFYGFSFAVAYLFTVSSPLDFLMSLLSSVPAGAAEMASTAYFLQLDASLVASLQLTRLITIFIMMPVLAHLLFRARARKQ; the protein is encoded by the coding sequence ATGGCCGTACAAAAGACACTCTTCCTTTTAGCCGTCACTCTTGTAGGGCTACTTTTTACACTACTAAAAGTTCCTGCAGGCTGGCTAATTGGAGCTTTACTAACGGGAATTTTTTATCGTTTATGGATTGGAAAGTTACAATTTTCGGACTCTGTGTTTAAGCTTGCCTTAGCTCTAGTTGGTGTCAATATTGGGTTTATGATGAACATGAGCTTTTTCTCTAACCTGCTGCATTTTTTTCTTCCTTTATTTGTTGCAATCGGCTTGTTATTAGCAGCTGGGATTGTATTTGGACATTTGCTACATAGGCTGACAGGCTTGGACTCTGTGACAAGCTTTTTTTGTTTTATCCCTGGGGGGGCGTCTGAAGCGGTAGCAATAAGTCAAGAATACGGGGCAAATGAGCCTATTGTAGCTGCGTTTCACTCGACAAGAATCTTTTTATATGTTCTTACCATTCCTATACTTGTAGGAATAACAAATCCACTTCCAAGTAAAACAGGACTTAACCTTAGTGATTACTCTATTACTTTTACTGAAGTACTAGTCATAGGAGTTATTATTATACTTGCTATCTACCTTTCTAAGCTGTACAAGCTTCCAGCCGGTACACTCCTTTATGCCATGCTATTTGGTTTTTTGTTGAATCAATTTGTCTTAGATATTGATAACCCACCATCCTTAATTGTAGCCATAGGGCAGCTTTTATTGGGCGGAATTATTGGCTTAAGATTTACTCGTGAAACGTTCAAAAAGCTGAAGCAGGTAGGAAAGTATGGGATTCTCCTGCTGTTCACTTTTTATGGATTTAGCTTTGCTGTTGCATATCTATTTACCGTTTCATCTCCCTTAGATTTTCTCATGAGCTTACTAAGCTCGGTGCCTGCGGGAGCGGCAGAAATGGCTTCAACTGCCTATTTTCTACAACTAGATGCGTCACTTGTGGCGAGCCTTCAATTAACGAGATTAATTACCATCTTTATTATGATGCCCGTGTTAGCCCATTTGCTTTTTAGAGCTAGAGCTCGTAAGCAGTAA